From a single Candidatus Defluviilinea gracilis genomic region:
- a CDS encoding ISAs1 family transposase, which translates to MTKKPLEAIAEHFSKVSDPRVDRTKEHKLIDLISIAICAVICGAEGWTDIEHFGHSKIVWLSTFLELPNGIPSHDTFGRVFSKLDAQQFQLAFYEWVWAVNEIIPGQIINIDGKRLGGSQDRLLGKRAIYMVSAWAEENEIVLGQRKVDEKSNEITAIPELLKILALAGCIVTIDAIGTQTNIAQTIVAAQADYVLSVKENQGRLFEDISVVFAVDQAHNFKYASLDYDKTANKGHGRIEIRECWSTSDPAYLNLIRNKENWPGLQSIVMLVCTRNVAGKETKTVRYYISSLPSHPKRLLHLVRRHWAIENELHWVLDVALREDHSRVRKDQAPENFAVLRHIALNLLKQEKTAKGGMHAKQLQAAWNQDYLLKVLASPI; encoded by the coding sequence ATGACAAAGAAGCCATTGGAGGCGATCGCCGAGCATTTTAGCAAAGTGAGCGATCCGCGGGTGGATCGAACGAAGGAACATAAACTCATAGATTTGATCAGCATCGCCATATGTGCGGTGATCTGTGGAGCGGAAGGCTGGACGGACATTGAGCATTTTGGGCATAGCAAGATAGTCTGGCTGAGCACGTTTCTTGAATTGCCGAATGGTATCCCGTCGCATGACACTTTTGGTCGGGTCTTCTCGAAGTTGGATGCCCAACAGTTCCAGTTGGCGTTTTACGAATGGGTCTGGGCAGTCAATGAGATCATCCCAGGGCAAATCATCAATATTGATGGGAAGCGTTTGGGTGGCTCGCAGGATCGGCTACTGGGCAAACGAGCCATTTATATGGTCAGCGCTTGGGCGGAAGAAAACGAGATTGTTCTGGGACAGCGTAAAGTGGACGAAAAGTCGAACGAGATCACCGCCATCCCCGAATTACTCAAGATTCTGGCGCTTGCAGGCTGTATTGTGACCATAGATGCCATAGGAACCCAAACCAATATTGCCCAAACCATCGTCGCAGCTCAGGCAGATTATGTTTTGAGTGTGAAAGAGAACCAGGGGCGTCTGTTTGAAGATATTTCGGTCGTGTTTGCGGTCGATCAAGCCCACAACTTCAAATATGCTTCCCTGGACTATGACAAGACAGCGAATAAGGGACATGGGCGCATAGAAATTCGAGAATGCTGGAGTACCTCTGATCCTGCCTATCTAAACTTGATTCGTAACAAAGAAAACTGGCCTGGTCTGCAAAGCATTGTCATGCTCGTGTGCACGCGGAACGTGGCTGGCAAGGAAACCAAAACAGTACGCTACTATATCTCCAGCCTGCCCAGTCACCCGAAACGATTGTTACATCTGGTGCGCAGACACTGGGCGATTGAAAATGAACTGCACTGGGTCTTGGATGTGGCTTTGCGGGAAGACCATAGTCGTGTGCGTAAAGATCAAGCTCCTGAAAACTTCGCCGTCCTTCGCCACATTGCGCTCAATCTGCTCAAACAGGAGAAAACCGCCAAAGGCGGTATGCATGCCAAGCAACTCCAAGCCGCTTGGAACCAGGATTACCTCCTCAAAGTCCTCGCCTCACCGATTTAG
- a CDS encoding class I SAM-dependent methyltransferase: MNSFTLLEATKWKDYALLDSGDGLKLERFGKYVFVRPESQAMWKRALTSEWKNADAVFISTGEESGGHWDVKTKVDEKWEMNYPLPRFDYGADKHSASAQRELKFKVMTTPGRHLGVFPEVASHWDWFSELISHRVLRENRETNVLNLFGYTGLATLAAASAGAKVTHVDASKKSVSWARENQALSGLSDAPIRWIVDDALKFVQREARRGVKYDGIILDPPKFGRGPKGEVWEVYKSLPNLLETCRECLSENPLFVVTTIYAVRASAVHVAQAMDDMMKGFRGKIEMGELVTREQSAGRLLSQAVYARWSSDD; encoded by the coding sequence TTGAATTCATTTACATTGCTTGAAGCCACTAAATGGAAAGATTACGCCCTGCTCGATAGCGGCGATGGGTTGAAGTTGGAACGCTTCGGCAAATATGTTTTTGTACGACCCGAGTCGCAGGCGATGTGGAAGCGCGCGCTAACCTCCGAGTGGAAGAACGCGGATGCGGTGTTCATTTCCACAGGCGAGGAAAGCGGCGGGCATTGGGATGTCAAAACGAAAGTGGATGAGAAATGGGAGATGAACTATCCACTCCCCCGCTTCGACTACGGCGCTGACAAGCACAGCGCCTCCGCTCAGCGCGAATTAAAATTTAAAGTGATGACAACTCCAGGGCGGCATCTTGGGGTCTTCCCTGAAGTCGCTTCGCATTGGGATTGGTTCAGCGAATTAATTAGCCACAGAGTTCTCAGAGAAAATAGAGAAACGAACGTTTTAAATTTATTCGGCTACACAGGGTTGGCGACGCTCGCCGCCGCGTCGGCTGGCGCAAAAGTGACTCACGTGGACGCGTCGAAAAAGTCCGTGAGTTGGGCGCGGGAGAATCAGGCGTTATCGGGGTTGAGCGACGCGCCTATCCGCTGGATCGTGGATGACGCGTTGAAGTTCGTGCAACGTGAAGCGCGACGCGGCGTGAAATATGACGGCATCATTTTAGATCCTCCCAAATTCGGGCGCGGACCGAAAGGCGAAGTGTGGGAAGTGTATAAGTCCCTACCGAATCTGTTGGAAACCTGCCGGGAATGTCTAAGTGAAAATCCACTGTTCGTTGTCACAACAATTTACGCGGTGCGCGCGTCGGCAGTCCACGTGGCGCAGGCGATGGACGATATGATGAAGGGGTTTCGTGGGAAAATCGAAATGGGTGAACTGGTCACGCGCGAGCAAAGCGCGGGGCGGTTATTGTCGCAGGCGGTGTATGCGAGGTGGAGTTCGGACGATTGA
- a CDS encoding penicillin-binding protein 2, translating to MRRQYALRSMMLIAGFGLVALAILVQMIRIQNSEQAAIFLSQGDQYAGEFRMFYPERGEIYDRNGHLLAGNRTVYEVGVSLSDMEDPDALAVTLGTYLGLTYEDVFKKLTESPESWSYVVIQDYVDANIVAALQAQIKQLETAKDFRLRGIAFKPHFQRSYPETSLASNVLGFVTRDGRGYFGIEEKYNDLLAGNPVQVWVPRDPNKATAIPRVPNGTTLVLTLNRDLQARVEAILDEALIEYGAQNGAIVVMNPRNGEILAMSTTPRMDLNNYTNYFSLYNDGSQYNRSIGTAYEPGSVMKVLTMAAALDTGLVKPETTYVDTGSIQVGGFTIQNWDKEAWGEQNMVGCLQHSLNVCMAWISTQMGPTTFYGYMERFGFGHPTGVDLAGEAMGRLKTPGDSDWYNVDLGTNAFGQGVTATPLQMLMAASAIANDGRMVTPHILYSMLRDGHQYNVPSQYGGSPITAQTAHTLSEMLAQSLSAESSEALLSGYRVAGKTGTAQIPTDFGYDPSVTNASFIGWGPVDDPQFMIYVWLNAPTSSIWGSQTAAPTFAKVAEQTVILLNIPPDNVRMQHTSK from the coding sequence ATGAGACGGCAGTATGCCCTCCGTTCGATGATGCTCATTGCCGGGTTTGGGCTGGTTGCGCTGGCAATTCTGGTGCAGATGATCCGCATTCAGAACAGTGAACAGGCGGCGATCTTTCTCTCGCAAGGCGACCAGTACGCGGGCGAGTTCCGCATGTTCTACCCGGAGCGCGGCGAGATTTATGATCGAAACGGTCATCTGCTGGCGGGCAATCGAACAGTATACGAAGTGGGAGTGAGCCTGTCTGATATGGAAGACCCTGATGCGCTGGCGGTTACGCTCGGCACATACCTCGGCTTGACGTATGAGGATGTCTTCAAGAAATTGACCGAATCGCCGGAGTCCTGGTCTTATGTGGTTATTCAAGATTACGTAGACGCGAACATTGTCGCCGCATTGCAGGCGCAGATCAAGCAATTGGAAACGGCGAAGGATTTCCGCTTGCGGGGTATTGCCTTCAAGCCGCACTTCCAACGCAGTTACCCGGAAACTTCGCTGGCTTCCAACGTGCTGGGGTTTGTCACCCGCGATGGACGCGGGTATTTCGGTATCGAGGAAAAATACAACGACTTGCTTGCGGGCAACCCGGTGCAGGTATGGGTGCCGCGCGACCCGAACAAAGCCACAGCGATTCCTCGCGTGCCCAACGGTACAACGCTCGTCCTAACCCTGAACCGCGATTTGCAAGCCAGGGTCGAAGCGATTCTCGATGAGGCGCTGATCGAATACGGCGCGCAGAACGGCGCCATCGTGGTGATGAATCCCCGCAATGGCGAGATCCTTGCCATGTCTACCACGCCGCGCATGGATTTGAATAATTACACCAATTATTTTTCATTGTATAACGACGGCAGCCAATACAACCGGTCGATCGGGACGGCATACGAGCCCGGCTCCGTGATGAAAGTGTTGACCATGGCCGCCGCGCTGGATACGGGCCTCGTCAAACCCGAAACCACCTACGTAGACACCGGCTCGATTCAAGTGGGCGGCTTCACCATCCAAAATTGGGATAAGGAAGCCTGGGGCGAACAGAACATGGTCGGTTGCTTGCAACATTCGTTGAACGTGTGCATGGCATGGATCTCCACCCAAATGGGTCCCACCACTTTTTATGGATACATGGAGCGGTTCGGTTTTGGTCACCCCACCGGGGTGGACCTGGCAGGGGAAGCGATGGGCAGGCTAAAGACACCGGGTGACTCGGATTGGTACAACGTCGACCTCGGCACCAACGCGTTCGGTCAGGGAGTCACTGCCACGCCGTTGCAGATGCTCATGGCCGCCTCCGCAATTGCCAACGATGGCAGGATGGTCACGCCGCACATCCTATATTCGATGTTGCGCGACGGGCATCAATACAACGTCCCATCGCAATACGGCGGCTCGCCCATCACAGCCCAGACCGCTCACACGTTGAGCGAAATGCTGGCGCAATCGCTCAGTGCTGAATCTTCCGAAGCGTTATTGTCCGGCTATCGTGTGGCTGGCAAGACCGGCACTGCGCAAATCCCCACCGATTTCGGTTACGACCCAAGCGTTACCAACGCGTCCTTCATTGGCTGGGGACCTGTGGATGACCCGCAGTTCATGATCTACGTGTGGTTAAACGCGCCCACCTCCTCGATTTGGGGATCGCAGACCGCCGCGCCCACGTTTGCCAAAGTTGCCGAACAAACCGTCATCCTGCTCAACATTCCGCCGGATAATGTCCGGATGCAACACACCTCAAAATAA
- the rsmH gene encoding 16S rRNA (cytosine(1402)-N(4))-methyltransferase RsmH, which produces MNTSHQPVLYQEIIHSLQPRRGGRYVDGTLGAGGHARGILEASAPDGQLLGLDVDPQALAIARKTLAPYEHRIHLAQASYTTLAAQLKNLQWDSVDGIVLDLGASSMQFDTPERGFSFQHDAPLDMRFGPSALQTAADIVNTYSESELADVLYEYGEERDSRKLARAIVKARPLHTTGQLVAVIEAVSPRKGNRLHPATKTFQALRIAVNDELASVAKTLPQAVTSLHVGGRLAVISFHSLEDRIVKDFFREQSKDLINPPYEKIYEVERKATIKEVNRKPILPSEEETKNNPRARSAKLRIAEKL; this is translated from the coding sequence ATGAACACATCGCATCAACCTGTACTTTACCAAGAGATTATACACTCGTTGCAACCTCGTCGCGGAGGGCGCTATGTGGATGGGACACTCGGCGCGGGCGGTCACGCTCGCGGAATTTTGGAGGCATCTGCGCCAGATGGGCAACTGTTGGGTCTCGACGTAGACCCGCAGGCGTTGGCGATCGCTCGTAAGACCTTGGCTCCTTACGAACATCGCATCCATCTGGCGCAAGCCTCCTACACGACGCTCGCCGCCCAACTGAAAAACCTTCAATGGGATTCGGTGGACGGCATCGTCCTCGACCTCGGCGCGTCATCCATGCAATTCGATACGCCCGAGCGCGGCTTCTCGTTTCAACACGACGCTCCGCTCGACATGCGATTTGGTCCCAGCGCGTTGCAGACCGCGGCAGACATCGTCAACACCTATTCCGAAAGCGAACTAGCGGATGTGCTGTACGAATACGGCGAAGAACGCGACTCTCGCAAACTCGCGCGAGCCATTGTGAAAGCCAGACCGCTTCATACGACGGGACAGCTGGTCGCAGTTATCGAAGCCGTTTCCCCCCGTAAAGGGAATCGTCTCCACCCCGCGACGAAAACTTTCCAAGCCTTGCGCATCGCGGTGAACGACGAGTTGGCGTCGGTGGCGAAAACGCTCCCGCAAGCAGTAACCAGCCTCCACGTCGGAGGCAGACTCGCAGTGATCTCCTTCCACTCATTGGAAGATCGAATCGTCAAAGATTTTTTTAGAGAACAAAGCAAAGACCTGATTAATCCGCCTTACGAAAAGATATATGAAGTGGAACGCAAGGCGACGATCAAAGAGGTAAACCGAAAACCGATCCTGCCCTCGGAAGAAGAAACGAAAAACAATCCGAGAGCGCGCAGTGCGAAACTTCGCATTGCCGAAAAACTTTAG
- a CDS encoding phospho-N-acetylmuramoyl-pentapeptide-transferase: MKHSALVLGLAMFSFVMTVIWGMPLLRMLRHFKIGKIIRVEEPDQHRIKMGTPTMGGVLFILPVLLLTGLLNAAALIGLDVTGRSVLVPLIAMVAFGALGALDDWEGIRGKRRGDGMRIRTKFLAQIALAVGTGIVLKFVLDVPDMFLPGYRHEIELGWWYVPLAAFVIVSESNAVNFTDGLDGLAGLISATAFAAFGGVALIGGQVYLAQFCFIVVGALFGFLWFNVHPAALIMGDTGSMALGSTLAVVALMTGQWPLLLVIAIIPLSEALSVSIQIAYFRLTKGKRFFKMAPIHLHFELLGWSETQIVQRFWLIGLLAAMIGMGLALV; the protein is encoded by the coding sequence ATGAAACATTCCGCCTTGGTGCTCGGGCTGGCGATGTTTTCGTTTGTGATGACGGTGATCTGGGGCATGCCGTTGCTCCGCATGTTGCGGCATTTCAAGATCGGCAAGATCATCCGCGTGGAAGAGCCGGACCAGCACCGCATCAAAATGGGAACGCCCACCATGGGCGGGGTGCTGTTCATCCTGCCTGTGCTGTTATTGACGGGCTTGCTTAATGCCGCCGCGTTGATCGGCTTGGATGTGACCGGGCGCTCGGTATTGGTCCCGCTCATTGCGATGGTCGCGTTCGGCGCGCTCGGAGCACTGGACGATTGGGAGGGTATTCGCGGCAAACGTCGCGGCGATGGGATGCGCATCCGCACCAAGTTTTTGGCGCAGATCGCGCTGGCGGTGGGGACGGGCATCGTGTTGAAGTTCGTTCTCGATGTGCCGGATATGTTCCTGCCCGGGTATCGCCATGAGATCGAACTGGGCTGGTGGTACGTTCCGCTGGCGGCATTTGTGATCGTGAGCGAATCGAACGCGGTCAACTTCACCGATGGGCTGGACGGTCTCGCCGGTTTGATCTCTGCCACTGCGTTTGCCGCGTTCGGCGGCGTGGCGCTGATCGGCGGGCAGGTGTACCTCGCGCAGTTCTGCTTCATCGTGGTCGGCGCGTTGTTCGGTTTTTTATGGTTCAACGTGCATCCCGCCGCATTAATCATGGGCGATACCGGCTCGATGGCGCTCGGTTCCACGCTTGCCGTGGTGGCGCTGATGACCGGTCAATGGCCCTTGTTGCTGGTGATCGCCATCATCCCATTGAGCGAGGCGTTGAGCGTGTCGATCCAGATCGCGTACTTCCGCCTTACCAAGGGCAAACGTTTTTTCAAAATGGCGCCGATCCATTTGCATTTTGAATTGCTCGGCTGGAGCGAAACGCAGATCGTGCAACGCTTCTGGTTGATCGGTCTGCTCGCCGCCATGATCGGCATGGGATTGGCGTTGGTGTAA
- the murF gene encoding UDP-N-acetylmuramoyl-tripeptide--D-alanyl-D-alanine ligase, with amino-acid sequence MLTIADAIEALTGARPAAATVITEAVIDSRQVIPGSLFVAIPGEKADGHTFIAEAFKRGASFALTQRDLDASFRTFDLRAATPESVAAQDYSIPLCLRVENTVTALQQIARFWRRKLNLRVIGVTGSVGKSTTKEMIAEVLATRYRALKSPGNLNNEIGLPMTVLRLSEGHQRAVMEMGFYVPGEIAFLCDIALPQVGVVTNVGTVHAERAGSQEAIARGKAELVQALPPAPEGVAILNFDDAWVRRMEEKTKARVFFYGLSQEAHLWADQVEGLGLDGIRFRIHYQGEALHVKIPLIGRHSVHTALRAAAVGLVEGMNWQEILEGLNQGHTQLRLAAVRSETGALLLDDTYNASPESMLAALNLLDELDGRKIAVLGDMLELGPYERGGHEMVGLRAAQVAGMLLTLGERARITAEAARKAGMKKSSVLEFDALEPLVDWLNANLSKDDVVLIKGSRGLRMDRITNVLEMRS; translated from the coding sequence ATGCTCACAATTGCCGACGCCATCGAAGCCCTCACGGGCGCCCGACCCGCCGCCGCAACGGTGATCACCGAAGCGGTGATCGACTCGCGCCAGGTGATTCCCGGCTCGCTGTTCGTCGCCATCCCCGGCGAGAAAGCGGATGGTCACACCTTCATCGCTGAAGCCTTCAAGCGGGGGGCGTCTTTTGCTTTAACTCAGCGGGACTTGGACGCCTCCTTCCGGACCTTCGACCTGCGCGCCGCCACCCCGGAATCGGTCGCCGCCCAGGATTACAGCATTCCGCTTTGCCTGCGAGTGGAGAACACGGTCACAGCCTTGCAACAGATCGCGCGTTTTTGGCGGCGCAAGTTGAACTTGCGGGTCATCGGCGTGACCGGGAGCGTGGGCAAATCGACCACCAAAGAAATGATCGCCGAAGTGCTCGCCACGCGCTATCGCGCGTTGAAAAGCCCCGGCAACCTCAACAACGAGATCGGCTTGCCGATGACCGTCTTGCGCTTGAGCGAAGGACATCAACGCGCCGTGATGGAGATGGGATTCTACGTGCCCGGCGAGATCGCCTTTTTGTGCGATATTGCCCTGCCTCAAGTGGGCGTGGTGACGAACGTGGGAACCGTCCATGCGGAGCGCGCCGGGTCGCAGGAAGCCATTGCGCGCGGCAAAGCGGAATTAGTTCAGGCGTTGCCGCCGGCTCCCGAGGGCGTGGCAATTCTTAACTTCGATGATGCGTGGGTGCGCAGGATGGAAGAGAAAACGAAGGCGCGAGTCTTCTTCTACGGCTTGTCGCAAGAGGCGCATCTGTGGGCAGACCAGGTCGAAGGGCTGGGTCTGGATGGCATCCGTTTTCGCATTCACTATCAAGGCGAAGCCCTGCACGTGAAGATTCCGCTGATCGGGCGGCATTCGGTGCATACCGCGCTTCGCGCCGCGGCGGTTGGCTTGGTGGAAGGTATGAACTGGCAGGAAATTCTTGAAGGCTTGAACCAGGGTCATACGCAATTGCGGCTTGCCGCGGTGCGCAGCGAGACCGGCGCGTTGTTGCTGGACGATACGTACAACGCTTCGCCGGAATCGATGCTTGCCGCGTTGAATTTGCTGGATGAGTTGGATGGCAGGAAGATCGCCGTCCTTGGGGATATGCTCGAACTCGGTCCGTATGAACGCGGCGGGCATGAGATGGTCGGCTTACGCGCCGCTCAAGTGGCGGGGATGTTGCTCACGCTGGGCGAGCGCGCGCGCATCACCGCCGAGGCGGCGCGTAAAGCCGGCATGAAAAAATCGTCGGTGCTCGAGTTCGACGCCCTCGAGCCGTTGGTCGACTGGCTGAACGCGAATTTGTCGAAGGATGATGTGGTGTTGATCAAGGGATCGCGCGGCTTGCGCATGGACCGTATCACCAACGTGTTGGAGATGCGCTCATGA
- the murD gene encoding UDP-N-acetylmuramoyl-L-alanine--D-glutamate ligase — translation MKTNWQDTRVLILGAARQGLALARWLSLHGARVTVSDMRGADELRLARESLVEYQIDWALGGHPLDLLDSTDVLCLSGGVPLTLPIVVEAVGRGIPLSNDSQIFMEVAPCKTVGITGSAGKTTTTTLVGNMAKNVHGEKAFVGGNIGDPLLNYADEMQPDDIAVLELSSFQLEQMTLSPDIAAILNVTPNHLDRHGTMEAYTAAKSRILEFQSREDVAVLGRDDKGAWNLRGKVKGKLVTFSLHDLDEGLDGAYLQNGSLNLRDGKLNVTLMPREKIHLRGDYNVANVLAAFVIGYAAGFPLEAMREAVEDFRGVPHRLELVREWNGVRWYNNSIASAPERTIAVIRSFEEPIVLLLGGRDKNLPWEELMRLAQERVTYAVLFGEAAEKIEKTVASLPVGEKRCVFFRVTGLREAVRKAAEVAKPGDVVLLSPGGTSFDEFKDFEERGERFRAWVQELS, via the coding sequence ATGAAGACGAATTGGCAAGATACCCGCGTGTTGATTTTAGGCGCCGCCCGGCAGGGGCTTGCCCTGGCGCGTTGGCTTTCATTGCATGGCGCGCGCGTTACGGTCAGCGATATGCGCGGCGCGGATGAGCTCCGCCTCGCGCGCGAATCGCTGGTGGAATATCAGATCGACTGGGCGCTGGGCGGGCATCCGCTTGACTTGTTGGATTCAACGGATGTGCTGTGCCTCTCGGGCGGGGTCCCGCTGACATTGCCGATCGTGGTGGAAGCGGTCGGGCGAGGCATTCCGCTCTCGAACGATTCGCAGATCTTCATGGAAGTCGCGCCGTGCAAAACGGTCGGCATCACCGGCTCGGCAGGGAAGACAACGACGACGACATTGGTTGGCAACATGGCAAAGAATGTTCACGGCGAAAAAGCCTTCGTCGGCGGCAACATCGGCGACCCGTTGTTGAATTACGCGGATGAGATGCAACCCGATGATATTGCCGTGCTGGAACTTTCATCGTTTCAATTGGAACAAATGACCCTTTCACCGGATATCGCCGCGATTTTGAACGTCACGCCGAATCATTTGGACCGTCACGGCACGATGGAAGCGTACACGGCGGCGAAGAGTCGCATTTTGGAATTTCAATCGCGGGAGGATGTGGCTGTGTTGGGACGGGACGACAAGGGCGCGTGGAACCTGCGCGGCAAAGTGAAAGGAAAGTTGGTCACGTTCAGCCTTCACGATCTGGATGAAGGATTGGATGGCGCCTATCTGCAAAATGGTTCGTTGAATCTGCGCGACGGCAAATTGAATGTCACTCTCATGCCGCGCGAGAAGATTCATTTGCGCGGCGATTACAACGTGGCGAATGTGCTTGCCGCGTTCGTCATCGGTTATGCGGCGGGCTTTCCATTGGAGGCGATGCGCGAAGCGGTTGAAGATTTTCGCGGCGTGCCGCATCGCTTGGAGTTGGTGCGCGAGTGGAACGGAGTCCGCTGGTACAACAATTCGATCGCCAGCGCGCCCGAGCGAACGATCGCCGTCATCCGTTCCTTTGAGGAGCCGATCGTGCTTTTACTTGGCGGGCGCGATAAAAACCTCCCCTGGGAGGAGTTGATGCGACTCGCGCAAGAACGAGTAACGTACGCGGTGCTTTTTGGCGAGGCGGCGGAAAAGATCGAGAAAACAGTAGCCAGCCTCCCCGTCGGAGAGAAGCGGTGTGTGTTTTTCCGCGTGACGGGTTTACGCGAGGCGGTCCGCAAGGCGGCGGAAGTCGCAAAGCCGGGCGATGTCGTGTTGCTCTCACCGGGCGGCACGAGTTTCGATGAGTTCAAAGATTTCGAAGAACGCGGAGAAAGGTTTCGAGCATGGGTTCAAGAACTTTCGTAA
- the mraZ gene encoding division/cell wall cluster transcriptional repressor MraZ, whose amino-acid sequence MFLSQFQHNLDDKGRLMIPARYRDLLAAGAFITQGFDKCLMVMTDAYFKEVYERINNMNMADASARMLRRLILSNAYPVEVDKVGRILVPQNLREFLGVSSGELTVAGQGDYFEVWTPADWKSQMDNLQDVEANQQRFATLDLSKNNTS is encoded by the coding sequence ATGTTCCTCAGTCAGTTCCAGCACAATCTCGATGACAAAGGGCGCCTGATGATCCCGGCGCGTTATCGCGACTTGCTGGCGGCTGGCGCGTTCATCACCCAAGGATTCGACAAATGCCTGATGGTGATGACCGATGCGTACTTCAAAGAAGTGTACGAACGCATCAACAACATGAACATGGCAGACGCCTCTGCCCGCATGTTGCGCCGACTCATCCTCTCGAACGCATATCCCGTTGAAGTGGATAAAGTCGGGCGTATCCTCGTCCCGCAGAATTTGCGCGAGTTCCTCGGCGTTTCAAGCGGCGAACTCACTGTGGCGGGGCAGGGCGATTACTTCGAAGTGTGGACTCCTGCCGATTGGAAATCGCAAATGGATAACTTGCAGGATGTGGAAGCGAACCAACAACGCTTCGCCACGCTTGATCTTTCAAAGAACAATACCTCGTAG
- a CDS encoding cell division protein FtsW produces the protein MGSRTFVNDRISFSFAKSLSRGLDVPLVLTVVALSVFGLIMLYSASFDFSFNEYGSSTYMFARQARWFGLGIIGAFALSLFDYHIWRKVGVFAMLGTIGLLVGVLLVNEARLGAVRAFLNGSYQPSELAKLIAVIYLSVWLYAKRHSLHDVTFGLIPLGVILGIICGLIYLQPDLSAAGTVLILGGLLFYLAGADIKQIIFLLLLALVIGWVVVQFSATGRDRVESFVAGFQDPTNASYHVRRSFEAIIKGGVFGVGLGEADTKLTGLPFAPTDSIFAVVAEELGLFGTVLLMSLYGALIWRGLVVARRAPDMLGTLLASGVIFWIGLEAAINMAVMVGLMPFAGNALPFISAGGSNLVSTLCAIGIVLNISRQSGEGSKIEENEWRSFGAVIDLRRRDGRRSVSRARRSQRVDG, from the coding sequence ATGGGTTCAAGAACTTTCGTAAATGATCGTATCTCATTTTCGTTCGCGAAGAGTCTCAGCCGCGGGTTGGATGTGCCGTTGGTTCTCACCGTGGTGGCGCTCTCGGTGTTTGGGTTGATCATGTTGTATTCCGCGTCGTTCGATTTTTCGTTCAATGAATACGGGTCGTCGACCTATATGTTTGCGCGCCAGGCGCGCTGGTTCGGTTTGGGAATCATCGGCGCGTTCGCGCTTTCATTGTTCGATTATCACATCTGGCGCAAGGTGGGTGTGTTCGCCATGCTGGGCACGATCGGGTTGTTGGTGGGCGTGTTGTTGGTTAACGAAGCGCGTTTGGGCGCGGTGCGGGCTTTTCTCAACGGTTCGTATCAACCGTCGGAACTGGCGAAGTTGATCGCAGTGATCTATCTTTCGGTATGGTTGTACGCGAAGCGGCACAGCCTGCACGATGTGACTTTTGGCTTGATTCCGCTGGGCGTGATCCTTGGAATTATCTGCGGTTTGATCTACCTGCAACCCGATTTGAGCGCGGCTGGCACGGTGCTGATCCTCGGCGGTTTGTTGTTTTATCTCGCCGGCGCGGATATCAAACAGATCATCTTTCTCTTGCTGTTGGCGCTCGTGATCGGCTGGGTGGTGGTGCAATTCAGCGCCACCGGGCGCGACCGCGTTGAATCGTTCGTTGCCGGCTTTCAGGATCCGACGAACGCTTCGTATCACGTGCGCCGATCGTTCGAGGCGATCATCAAAGGCGGCGTGTTCGGCGTGGGCTTGGGCGAAGCGGATACCAAGTTGACCGGTCTCCCGTTCGCCCCCACCGACAGCATCTTTGCGGTCGTTGCCGAGGAACTGGGCTTGTTTGGCACGGTTTTGTTGATGTCGTTGTACGGCGCGTTGATCTGGCGCGGTCTGGTTGTGGCGCGTCGCGCGCCGGATATGCTCGGCACACTGCTGGCTTCGGGTGTGATCTTTTGGATCGGGCTGGAAGCGGCGATCAACATGGCGGTGATGGTTGGGTTGATGCCGTTTGCCGGGAACGCCCTGCCGTTCATCAGCGCGGGCGGTTCGAATTTGGTTTCCACGTTATGCGCCATCGGTATTGTGTTGAACATCTCGCGCCAAAGCGGCGAGGGTTCAAAGATCGAAGAAAACGAATGGAGGTCTTTCGGTGCGGTTATTGATTTGCGCCGGAGGGACGGGAGGCGGAGTGTATCCCGCGCTCGCCGTTCACAGCGCGTTGACGGCTAA